From a single Saimiri boliviensis isolate mSaiBol1 chromosome 7, mSaiBol1.pri, whole genome shotgun sequence genomic region:
- the MRPL51 gene encoding large ribosomal subunit protein mL51, with protein MAGSLLCGAGRRLLDWVPLACRSFSLDVPRLIGIRLTLPPPKVVDRWNEKRAMFGVYDNIGILGNFEKHPKELIRGPVWLRGWKGNELQRCIRKKKMVGHRMFADDLHNLNKRIRYLYKHLNRHGKYR; from the exons ATGGCAGGGAGCCTCTTATGCGGGGCAGGTCGGCGCCTGTTGGACTGGGTGCCTTTGGCGTGCAGAAGCTTCTCTCTCG ATGTTCCTAGATTGATCGGTATAAGGCTCACCCTCCCGCCCCCCAAAGTGGTTGATCGTTGGAACGAGAAGAGGGCCATGTTCGGAGTGTATGACAACATCGGGATCCTGG GAAACTTTGAAAAGCACCCCAAAGAACTGATCAGGGGCCCTGTATGGCTTCGAGGTTGGAAAGGAAATGAATTGCAACGCTGTATCCGAAAGAAGAAAATGGTCGGACATAGAATGTTCGCTGATGACCTGCATAACCTTAATAAACGCATCCGCTATCTCTACAAACACCTTAACCGACATGGGAAGTATCGATAG